One window from the genome of Haloprofundus halobius encodes:
- a CDS encoding DUF6610 family protein, translating to MSIHDFSRATSDSATNTYADARQAEYVAFLHRVPFAIDALNLGFLTGFREDCSYQQQQFLNLDLPVGMLDNDFKNPDLDRYTERVLKHEPDVGIIGDAYDSAEAQSYVRAVRDLQEQVPKTEFVIVPKCKAALEEIPDDIVVGYSRGYADILAHEFSDPVDWRGRRVHILGGSPPKQLTVVDQLTQPTLTGDPPADIVGLDWNGLHRGAQFGEFWTDRGWDDSGRDADHLTVRATVRHGLGHVRSFWENQGVWPEKPTGCNNQTQYQPPTPADLHSSACVECEDDVWTGSRGPFVAEYDTGEICGYCCYDCYFTHRTRNHLEEVMGEASVYIPPAMH from the coding sequence GTGTCCATTCACGACTTCTCTAGAGCAACCAGCGACAGCGCGACAAACACCTACGCCGACGCTCGACAGGCGGAGTATGTGGCATTTCTCCATCGCGTCCCATTTGCCATCGACGCGTTGAACCTCGGCTTCCTTACCGGCTTTCGAGAGGACTGCAGCTACCAACAACAGCAGTTCCTCAATCTCGACCTACCAGTCGGCATGCTCGACAACGACTTCAAAAATCCAGATCTCGACCGCTACACGGAGCGAGTTCTGAAACACGAACCCGACGTCGGTATCATCGGTGATGCCTACGATAGTGCAGAGGCCCAGTCGTACGTTCGGGCAGTGCGAGACCTCCAAGAGCAGGTTCCCAAAACGGAGTTTGTCATCGTCCCAAAATGCAAAGCGGCACTTGAGGAGATACCAGACGACATCGTCGTCGGCTACTCCCGTGGTTACGCGGATATTCTGGCACACGAGTTCTCAGATCCAGTGGATTGGCGAGGCCGTCGAGTCCACATCCTCGGAGGTAGTCCACCCAAACAACTCACTGTCGTCGACCAGTTGACGCAACCGACGCTGACAGGCGACCCACCAGCCGACATCGTCGGCCTCGATTGGAACGGACTCCATCGCGGTGCGCAGTTCGGCGAATTCTGGACGGATAGAGGGTGGGACGACAGCGGTCGCGATGCCGACCACCTGACGGTTCGAGCAACGGTCCGCCACGGGCTTGGCCATGTCCGTTCGTTTTGGGAGAATCAAGGCGTCTGGCCGGAGAAACCGACTGGGTGTAATAACCAGACACAGTATCAACCTCCGACACCGGCCGACCTTCACTCATCGGCCTGCGTCGAGTGTGAAGACGACGTCTGGACGGGGTCGCGTGGCCCATTCGTCGCGGAGTACGATACTGGAGAGATTTGTGGGTACTGCTGTTACGATTGTTACTTCACGCACCGCACTCGGAACCACCTCGAGGAGGTCATGGGCGAGGCCAGTGTCTACATCCCGCCCGCGATGCACTAG
- a CDS encoding ArdC-like ssDNA-binding domain-containing protein, translated as MASSDYAAVSFDDSDTRRDEMHSTIEQWINDLVDSVDDAQASAEFQAWLDVQRQFHDYSYRNTLLIKQQCPEASHVAGYRTWQDEFDRHVEEGEQAIWIWAPIITKRCPECANSPSYHANTDCEYDATPPEEWSRGLVGFKPAPVFDVSQTEGEPLPELETAATGDDNDLVPALKDAADELGVTVRIVDADDWEHGDAKGVCKYRGLHDFQPVVEARARSNQADLAVTLIHEYAHALLHFDIDDEPERAKREVEAEAVAYIVGRYFGLDTSGSAFYLAAWQGDDSEAIQERLGRISSTAQEIIGLLVE; from the coding sequence ATGGCGAGTAGTGACTACGCAGCGGTGTCGTTCGACGATTCCGACACCCGACGTGACGAGATGCACAGTACCATCGAGCAGTGGATCAACGACCTTGTCGACTCCGTCGACGACGCGCAAGCGAGTGCAGAGTTTCAGGCGTGGCTTGACGTCCAACGGCAGTTCCACGATTACTCCTACCGAAACACGCTGCTCATCAAACAGCAGTGTCCTGAAGCGAGTCATGTCGCCGGATATCGAACGTGGCAAGACGAGTTCGACCGCCACGTCGAGGAAGGTGAACAGGCTATCTGGATTTGGGCACCCATCATCACGAAGCGATGTCCCGAGTGTGCAAACTCGCCGAGTTACCACGCCAACACTGACTGTGAGTACGACGCGACGCCACCCGAGGAGTGGTCGAGAGGGCTCGTCGGGTTCAAACCAGCTCCTGTCTTCGATGTATCTCAGACGGAAGGAGAACCGCTTCCCGAACTGGAGACGGCGGCGACGGGCGACGACAACGACCTGGTGCCAGCGCTCAAAGATGCAGCTGATGAACTCGGTGTGACGGTTCGCATCGTAGATGCCGACGACTGGGAACATGGCGACGCGAAAGGGGTCTGTAAGTATCGGGGCCTACATGACTTCCAGCCAGTCGTCGAGGCGAGGGCTCGGTCGAACCAAGCAGATCTCGCGGTCACGCTGATTCACGAATACGCCCACGCGCTGCTCCACTTCGATATCGACGATGAACCCGAACGGGCAAAACGCGAGGTCGAAGCGGAAGCTGTCGCGTACATCGTCGGTCGATATTTCGGACTCGACACGAGTGGTTCTGCGTTCTATCTCGCTGCGTGGCAGGGCGATGACTCGGAGGCGATTCAAGAGCGCCTCGGTCGAATCAGTTCCACCGCTCAGGAGATCATTGGGTTACTCGTGGAATAA
- a CDS encoding sulfite exporter TauE/SafE family protein → MFDFAIGFPLIIVLMVIAFLSGIGITTIGPGGIFVTIALYSLTPVSSGTVAGTAHATFIATGIVGSAAYVHSGELKTGEARAMALILSLSCIIGALIGAYVNSFVPRTIFGLLLGIVAMATGITIVYRERRDLSPLYQLNVARREGQVVLGVLGFALGVTSGLLGVGGPVIAVPALILIGVPMLLALAVAQVQSIFIAAFATTGYLIQGNVSVPLAVLVGLPLLAGVVAGWKVAHLINPARLKVVSGIVLIVVGPYLAL, encoded by the coding sequence ATGTTCGATTTTGCAATTGGTTTCCCGCTCATCATCGTGCTAATGGTAATCGCATTCCTCTCTGGCATCGGCATTACGACAATTGGCCCAGGGGGTATTTTTGTGACGATTGCATTATATTCGCTTACACCTGTTTCGTCGGGTACAGTCGCGGGAACTGCACATGCGACATTTATCGCGACTGGTATAGTCGGAAGTGCTGCATATGTTCACTCTGGGGAGCTGAAAACCGGCGAAGCGCGCGCGATGGCGCTTATACTCAGTCTCTCGTGTATTATTGGGGCCCTCATCGGTGCATACGTGAACTCCTTCGTTCCGAGAACGATCTTCGGACTCCTATTGGGTATCGTTGCGATGGCGACTGGTATCACTATTGTCTATCGTGAACGGCGTGATCTCAGTCCATTATACCAGCTAAATGTAGCAAGACGAGAGGGACAGGTCGTCCTCGGCGTCTTAGGATTCGCTCTCGGAGTCACCAGCGGTTTATTAGGTGTCGGGGGCCCTGTGATCGCAGTTCCGGCACTGATCCTAATTGGTGTCCCAATGTTGCTGGCTCTTGCTGTCGCTCAGGTACAATCAATCTTCATTGCAGCGTTTGCAACCACAGGATACCTCATCCAAGGCAACGTGTCGGTGCCACTCGCAGTGTTAGTTGGCCTCCCATTACTCGCAGGCGTTGTCGCCGGGTGGAAGGTGGCTCACCTGATTAACCCTGCGAGGTTAAAAGTGGTATCAGGTATTGTACTCATCGTCGTCGGACCCTATCTTGCACTGTAG
- a CDS encoding acetamidase/formamidase family protein — translation MSEQIHDVLEVDEFTLGLVGPEQESGGTVTDGGTVKTHTPAGCWGPMITPQFRGGHEVTRPIYIENAEPGDALVVRIKDVEVTSIATSTGSMAERADAFGDDPFVDHRCPECGTEWPKTVVEGTGEGAIRCAECGANASSFGFEYGYTVVFDDDKTVGITVGEDGAHDLATRADEALALPENSRQHPILLYEPDEVPGTLGRLRPFIGNIGTTPAIELPDSHNAGDFGQFLIGAEHDWGLPDEDALEARTDGHLDSNDVRPGATLICPVRVDGAGLYVGDLHANQGDGELSLHTTDVSGKTELEVEVIKGLELDGPLLLPNEEDLPHIAKPYTDSEREAGDELASEYSVDSVHDAGPIQVIGSGATINDATQNAFDRASALLDMTEGEVRARCTFTGGVEIARLPGVVQLSMLVPMEKLEEVGLAETVKSQYNL, via the coding sequence ATGTCTGAACAGATCCACGACGTACTCGAAGTAGACGAATTCACACTTGGACTTGTTGGCCCTGAACAGGAATCAGGAGGCACTGTCACTGACGGCGGAACTGTGAAAACGCACACTCCAGCCGGATGCTGGGGTCCTATGATTACACCACAGTTCCGCGGCGGACACGAAGTCACGCGCCCAATCTACATTGAGAACGCCGAACCTGGCGATGCCCTGGTCGTCCGAATCAAGGATGTCGAAGTAACGAGCATTGCCACAAGTACCGGGAGCATGGCAGAACGGGCGGATGCATTTGGTGATGATCCCTTCGTTGACCACCGCTGCCCAGAATGTGGAACGGAATGGCCGAAAACAGTTGTTGAAGGAACCGGTGAAGGCGCAATTCGATGTGCAGAATGCGGGGCGAATGCCTCCTCATTCGGCTTCGAATATGGATACACCGTCGTCTTCGATGACGACAAAACAGTCGGTATTACGGTCGGCGAAGACGGTGCCCACGACCTCGCTACACGAGCAGACGAAGCACTCGCACTCCCCGAGAACTCACGACAGCACCCAATCTTGCTGTACGAACCTGATGAGGTTCCGGGTACACTTGGGCGGCTCCGACCATTCATCGGCAACATCGGCACGACACCCGCAATCGAACTTCCAGACTCGCACAACGCTGGAGACTTCGGGCAATTTCTCATCGGTGCCGAACACGACTGGGGGCTTCCAGATGAAGACGCACTTGAAGCACGTACTGACGGCCACCTCGACTCGAACGACGTCCGGCCAGGGGCGACCCTCATCTGTCCAGTCCGTGTCGACGGAGCCGGTCTCTACGTCGGTGACCTCCACGCAAATCAGGGTGATGGTGAACTCTCGTTACACACGACTGACGTGAGTGGGAAGACCGAACTCGAAGTCGAGGTTATCAAAGGACTCGAATTGGATGGCCCGCTTCTCCTGCCAAACGAGGAAGACCTGCCTCACATTGCAAAACCATACACTGACAGTGAGCGTGAGGCTGGAGATGAACTTGCATCTGAATACAGTGTGGACTCCGTACACGATGCTGGCCCCATCCAAGTTATTGGGTCAGGTGCAACGATTAATGACGCCACACAGAACGCGTTCGACAGAGCGAGCGCATTACTCGATATGACTGAAGGTGAGGTCCGTGCACGCTGTACATTCACCGGAGGTGTTGAAATCGCTCGACTTCCGGGTGTGGTTCAACTGTCGATGCTCGTCCCGATGGAGAAACTCGAAGAAGTTGGGCTAGCAGAGACGGTCAAGAGCCAGTACAACCTCTAG
- a CDS encoding ubiquitin-like small modifier protein 1, whose product MKVLVYGPLRSVTGEKTIELTVDGNSVQDAVESFVSTYPRTASQLVDEEDKIRPSVRILIEDERVSLNDTLSSDATMKLFPAMRGGSVTHD is encoded by the coding sequence ATGAAGGTACTCGTGTACGGTCCGCTCCGGTCTGTAACTGGTGAAAAGACGATTGAACTCACAGTGGACGGCAATTCAGTACAAGATGCCGTCGAGTCATTCGTCTCGACGTATCCACGCACTGCATCACAACTTGTCGACGAGGAAGACAAAATTCGTCCAAGTGTCCGTATCTTGATTGAAGACGAACGAGTCTCGCTCAACGATACCCTTTCGTCTGATGCGACAATGAAATTGTTCCCTGCAATGCGAGGTGGGTCAGTGACCCACGACTGA
- a CDS encoding DUF7342 family protein has protein sequence MDEPRDELKVDADERAEAPDFDALTPLEDLVRGDRTRDDFFDAVLALDSPATATDVAELAGHGVDAAREYLDWFERMGIVTQVTESPATYERNQEYLSWRRVQKLRQEYATEELLDLLKTESKREETLEREFNVKSPDEISISRYASETDRTIEEVWERLSAWQTARRRVALLERALTTESGDGADLQSAV, from the coding sequence ATGGACGAACCGCGCGACGAACTGAAGGTCGACGCCGACGAGCGTGCTGAGGCACCCGACTTCGATGCGTTGACTCCCTTGGAGGACTTGGTGCGTGGCGACCGAACGCGGGATGATTTCTTCGACGCCGTCCTCGCGCTCGACAGTCCAGCGACGGCGACCGACGTCGCCGAGCTCGCGGGTCACGGTGTCGATGCCGCACGCGAGTACTTGGACTGGTTCGAACGGATGGGGATCGTGACTCAGGTCACGGAATCACCAGCCACCTACGAACGTAACCAGGAGTACCTGAGCTGGCGACGGGTCCAGAAACTCCGGCAGGAGTACGCCACTGAAGAGCTTCTCGACCTTCTGAAGACGGAATCAAAGCGCGAAGAGACGCTGGAGAGGGAATTCAACGTCAAATCACCGGACGAAATCTCGATTTCACGCTATGCGAGCGAGACTGACCGAACCATTGAGGAAGTCTGGGAACGCCTCTCTGCGTGGCAAACAGCCCGTCGTCGGGTGGCGCTCCTCGAACGAGCGCTCACGACTGAGTCCGGTGACGGCGCTGATCTACAGTCCGCGGTATGA
- a CDS encoding PadR family transcriptional regulator has protein sequence MKPSEYTVLDFLGRTRLSLPPSVLHYNMVKSGHEIGYSTVKANLASLSEHNLVTKEKEEEGYYAITDRGIAYLEGELDPDEID, from the coding sequence ATGAAGCCGAGTGAATATACCGTCTTAGACTTTCTCGGCAGAACCCGACTTTCGCTGCCTCCCTCCGTCTTACACTACAATATGGTGAAGTCAGGTCACGAAATCGGGTATTCCACAGTCAAAGCAAACCTTGCGTCTCTTTCAGAGCATAATCTAGTCACAAAGGAGAAAGAAGAGGAGGGATACTACGCGATTACTGACCGCGGAATAGCGTACTTAGAGGGCGAGCTCGACCCTGACGAAATCGATTGA
- a CDS encoding helix-turn-helix domain-containing protein: protein MVNREFTPTENQEDVLSVFKLNREENEPWGYANPMRIRLETGLKKQRVNDALKSLIAAGWVEQVQVEGQSVRGLYRFVEDPREQ, encoded by the coding sequence ATGGTCAATCGAGAATTCACACCGACTGAAAATCAGGAGGATGTGCTGTCGGTCTTCAAACTCAACCGTGAAGAAAACGAGCCGTGGGGCTATGCAAATCCGATGCGAATCCGATTAGAGACCGGCCTGAAGAAACAGCGTGTGAACGATGCGCTGAAGAGTCTCATCGCCGCCGGATGGGTTGAGCAAGTACAGGTAGAAGGCCAGTCAGTTCGAGGCCTCTATCGATTTGTCGAAGACCCACGAGAGCAATAA
- a CDS encoding type II toxin-antitoxin system VapC family toxin, whose translation MKVFVDTNVFIASLTDEPDRGEIATQLLNEDHEFCTSILNLMEIRSVMTKKKRVEQERVEAVLSDIYGNVDIYAPEISDQISAYELQEDNLLYTLDCVLLALADDLDATLTTFDGEMLDHGGVAPEELL comes from the coding sequence ATGAAGGTTTTCGTCGATACGAACGTTTTCATTGCAAGTTTAACTGATGAACCAGATCGTGGTGAAATTGCGACACAGTTACTCAACGAGGACCACGAGTTCTGCACGTCGATTTTGAATCTCATGGAGATTCGGTCTGTTATGACAAAAAAGAAGCGCGTTGAGCAAGAGCGGGTCGAAGCAGTATTGTCAGACATCTATGGTAACGTAGATATCTACGCTCCCGAAATCAGCGACCAGATTAGTGCCTATGAATTACAGGAAGATAATCTCCTCTATACACTAGACTGTGTACTTCTTGCATTAGCCGACGACTTGGATGCGACATTGACCACCTTCGATGGAGAGATGCTCGATCACGGCGGTGTTGCGCCAGAAGAATTGCTCTGA
- a CDS encoding HVO_2922 family protein codes for MATFEVFRDKAGEWRWRLVATNGNIIADSGEGYQSKQGVKRGIESVKRSVPIAEAEFLNES; via the coding sequence ATGGCTACGTTCGAGGTATTTCGGGATAAGGCAGGTGAATGGCGGTGGCGTCTTGTCGCCACTAACGGGAACATAATTGCAGATAGCGGGGAAGGCTATCAATCAAAGCAAGGTGTCAAAAGAGGAATAGAGAGTGTAAAAAGAAGTGTCCCTATAGCAGAAGCTGAGTTCTTGAACGAGTCTTGA
- a CDS encoding sodium/calcium exchanger protein: MLSRLRHPLAAVSVALLLTVPWIGFFITYGGYGTVHPGENITPITAVLVAGLAILGAAFLLAWAAETAEKDVPQAFAIAVLAVLAVAPEYAVDALYAWEAGTGSTQAANLAVANMTGANRILIGLGWSGIALFTIYRAKRTADPAVEQRSGFLADAVTLDRGISTEITFLLVATVFAFFVPFNGGIGPIDTVLLVGLFLLYLLVVIRGDVDESEEHVGVPAYFQQYPKAQRIAVILFGFAFSGAIIFTAVHPFAEGLEQLGLQYGIPEFFMIQWLAPLASESPELIVVAYLVNKSRSTAGFNALISSKLNQWTLLIGTLAVVYSISAGAIGTLPFDSKQAAEIWITAAQSFFAIAILTNFEISTREAIALLVLFATQVLAEFYVIQTVTEPAATNVSMLILYIYTAVYVALGVGLFLRRRESVQGLIKRTVSNTRSAIGASSK, translated from the coding sequence ATGCTGTCTCGATTACGTCATCCGCTCGCTGCTGTTAGCGTTGCACTGCTCCTCACTGTCCCCTGGATTGGATTCTTCATCACATACGGTGGATATGGAACCGTCCATCCAGGCGAGAACATCACACCAATTACGGCAGTCTTGGTCGCTGGGCTTGCAATTCTCGGGGCAGCATTTCTCCTTGCATGGGCAGCAGAAACAGCTGAGAAAGACGTCCCGCAAGCGTTTGCGATTGCGGTCCTTGCAGTGCTAGCGGTCGCGCCGGAATACGCTGTCGACGCACTCTACGCGTGGGAGGCAGGCACTGGGTCCACTCAGGCTGCCAATCTCGCAGTGGCTAACATGACGGGCGCAAACCGGATCCTTATCGGCCTTGGGTGGTCCGGCATTGCCCTGTTTACGATTTACCGTGCAAAGCGCACTGCAGACCCAGCAGTTGAGCAACGTTCCGGATTTCTTGCAGATGCGGTCACACTCGACCGCGGGATTTCCACCGAGATTACATTCTTACTTGTGGCTACCGTGTTTGCGTTTTTCGTCCCATTCAATGGCGGTATTGGACCGATTGACACGGTCTTGCTCGTCGGACTCTTCCTCCTGTATCTCCTCGTCGTCATCCGTGGTGATGTCGATGAATCAGAGGAACACGTTGGCGTTCCCGCTTACTTCCAACAATACCCGAAGGCCCAGCGAATAGCAGTTATCCTCTTCGGATTCGCGTTCTCAGGTGCGATAATATTCACTGCGGTTCACCCCTTTGCCGAGGGACTCGAACAACTAGGACTCCAGTACGGTATCCCCGAGTTCTTCATGATTCAGTGGCTCGCACCACTCGCCAGTGAGAGCCCCGAACTCATTGTCGTTGCCTATCTTGTGAATAAATCTCGGTCGACGGCGGGATTCAACGCGCTCATCTCCTCGAAATTGAACCAGTGGACGTTGCTCATCGGAACACTTGCGGTGGTATATTCGATCTCAGCAGGGGCTATTGGAACGCTTCCGTTCGATTCGAAGCAAGCAGCCGAAATCTGGATTACCGCAGCGCAGAGCTTCTTCGCAATTGCGATTCTCACGAACTTCGAGATTAGTACTCGTGAGGCAATCGCCCTGCTCGTCCTATTTGCTACACAGGTCCTCGCGGAATTCTATGTAATTCAGACCGTAACTGAACCGGCCGCAACAAACGTGAGCATGCTCATACTCTACATCTACACAGCAGTTTATGTCGCACTTGGCGTCGGACTGTTCCTGAGACGACGTGAAAGCGTCCAAGGGCTCATCAAGCGTACCGTCTCGAATACGCGCTCAGCAATAGGGGCTAGTTCGAAGTAG
- the thrC gene encoding threonine synthase, which produces MLDHVETLECTLCGATYDPDQVIYTCPEHDGVAGILDVVYDYDVIHDRFDAPLDGDIRSQWKYRAFLPVDTEATPVTLDEGGTDLLDAPRLGAELGVDVSVKNDGRNPTGCFKDRATSVAVTKARHAGRDVITCASTGNAAASLAGYAARAGLDCRIFVPESAPEGKLVQPRVYGADVLAVAGSYDEAYDLSLEVTNSYGWYNRNAAINPFQIEGKRTVGHELAEQTQDSIPDWVVFSMGDGCTIAGCWKGLREFAELGYVDDTPKMLGVQPEGASAIHDAFHGHDEVDDVADTLADAVAVGRPRNTLKACRALEESGGTALTVTDEDILAAETLLGRTEGIYAEPAGAAPIAGIRQARERGIISPDESVVAVVTGIGLKDTAGAERAVGDVTRIEPTLDDVANQYGTAEDEMEPSL; this is translated from the coding sequence ATGCTCGATCACGTTGAAACCCTCGAATGTACACTCTGTGGGGCGACGTACGACCCCGACCAGGTCATCTACACCTGTCCGGAACATGACGGCGTCGCCGGTATCCTCGATGTCGTTTACGACTACGATGTCATCCACGACCGGTTCGACGCTCCGCTTGACGGCGACATCCGGAGCCAGTGGAAATATCGGGCGTTCCTCCCAGTGGACACGGAGGCGACGCCAGTCACGCTCGACGAGGGTGGGACGGACCTACTCGACGCACCCCGACTGGGCGCGGAACTCGGGGTCGACGTTAGCGTCAAAAACGACGGCCGGAACCCGACGGGCTGCTTCAAGGACCGTGCGACCAGCGTCGCCGTCACCAAGGCACGCCACGCCGGTCGGGACGTCATCACCTGCGCGTCAACGGGTAACGCCGCCGCGTCGCTCGCAGGCTACGCGGCGCGGGCCGGCCTCGACTGCCGCATTTTCGTGCCCGAGAGCGCACCCGAGGGAAAGCTCGTCCAGCCTCGCGTCTACGGGGCGGACGTCCTCGCGGTCGCCGGGAGTTACGACGAGGCGTACGATTTGAGTCTCGAGGTAACCAATTCTTATGGGTGGTACAATCGAAACGCCGCGATCAACCCCTTCCAGATTGAGGGCAAGCGGACCGTGGGCCACGAACTTGCCGAACAAACCCAGGATTCGATTCCCGACTGGGTCGTCTTCTCCATGGGCGACGGTTGTACCATCGCCGGCTGCTGGAAGGGGCTCCGGGAGTTCGCCGAGCTAGGATACGTCGACGACACTCCCAAGATGCTCGGTGTGCAGCCCGAAGGGGCGAGTGCAATCCATGATGCATTCCACGGCCACGACGAGGTCGACGATGTCGCGGATACGCTCGCCGATGCAGTCGCCGTCGGTCGACCCCGGAACACGCTCAAAGCCTGTCGCGCGCTCGAAGAAAGCGGCGGAACCGCACTAACCGTAACCGACGAGGACATCCTCGCGGCAGAAACCCTGCTCGGACGGACAGAAGGAATCTACGCCGAACCAGCGGGCGCGGCCCCCATTGCCGGCATTCGCCAGGCTCGTGAGCGAGGAATCATCAGCCCCGACGAGTCGGTCGTTGCGGTTGTCACCGGCATTGGACTGAAGGACACCGCCGGTGCGGAGCGAGCAGTCGGCGATGTGACCCGTATCGAACCGACGCTCGATGACGTTGCGAACCAGTATGGAACGGCGGAAGACGAAATGGAGCCCTCGCTATGA
- a CDS encoding M20 family metallopeptidase: MNDDPSGSKQYPTDLPSLAAALVRIESENPPGNESACAEYVHEWFTYHGVDSTVVDKPDPDRQQVGARIGSGRPTLVLNGHLDVVPAGDPDEWTFPPYGGVIEDGRLYGRGSVDMKTAVAIAMLVALDLRSEIENGSLDGSIVVHAAMGEETADPGTKSLLDAGFDGDVGVVLEPTQCRVATSEKGMAWYEISWPGEPAHASDPDQGTNPIDHVRSVLAKLDDYDARLRERRDPLCGRAYATVTQISAGAGSNKAVLADRASVILDRRILPDETISEVDDEVDGVISELNRDLSIEATWERAETYSSAEIPIDHPLAEVFREHSTAVADVSPEPWGIRASTDVRDFINHADIPAITWGPGSLAQAHTVDEYVDLNDMKDGLEILKRTARTILSRDVSEFN, translated from the coding sequence ATGAATGACGATCCGAGCGGGTCAAAGCAGTATCCGACCGATCTCCCGTCGCTCGCCGCCGCGCTGGTTCGCATCGAGTCCGAGAACCCTCCCGGCAACGAGAGTGCATGCGCCGAGTACGTCCACGAATGGTTCACATACCACGGGGTTGATTCGACTGTGGTCGACAAACCAGATCCTGACCGCCAGCAGGTGGGCGCGCGAATCGGAAGCGGCCGCCCCACGTTAGTGTTGAACGGACACCTTGACGTCGTCCCTGCCGGCGACCCCGACGAGTGGACGTTTCCTCCCTACGGCGGCGTCATCGAGGACGGCAGACTCTACGGTCGCGGGAGCGTGGACATGAAGACGGCCGTCGCCATCGCCATGCTCGTGGCTCTCGACCTTCGATCGGAGATCGAGAACGGGAGTTTGGACGGTTCGATCGTCGTCCACGCCGCGATGGGCGAGGAGACGGCCGATCCCGGAACCAAATCGCTTCTTGATGCGGGTTTCGACGGCGATGTCGGTGTCGTGCTCGAACCGACGCAGTGCCGTGTCGCAACCAGTGAAAAGGGGATGGCCTGGTACGAGATCAGCTGGCCTGGAGAGCCCGCACACGCGAGCGACCCCGATCAAGGGACGAACCCGATCGACCACGTTCGGTCGGTTCTCGCCAAGTTGGACGACTACGACGCTCGCCTCCGCGAACGACGCGATCCTCTCTGTGGTCGGGCATACGCCACGGTCACCCAGATCAGTGCGGGTGCCGGTTCTAATAAGGCCGTACTCGCAGATCGGGCGTCCGTTATCCTCGACCGGCGGATTCTCCCCGACGAGACGATCAGTGAGGTGGACGACGAGGTTGACGGAGTCATCTCGGAACTTAATCGCGACCTCAGTATCGAAGCTACGTGGGAGCGCGCCGAGACCTATTCCTCAGCTGAGATTCCGATCGACCATCCATTAGCGGAGGTCTTCCGCGAACACTCAACGGCGGTCGCAGACGTGTCACCGGAACCATGGGGAATTCGGGCATCGACCGACGTACGGGATTTCATCAATCACGCCGACATTCCGGCGATTACGTGGGGTCCTGGGAGTTTGGCGCAGGCACATACTGTCGACGAGTACGTCGACCTCAACGACATGAAGGACGGGCTGGAGATTCTGAAACGGACGGCGAGGACGATCCTGTCGAGAGACGTTTCTGAGTTTAACTGA